GGATTGCGGAGAATGATGCGGAGTTCCAACATGTGGCCTCATCAGGAATAATAACGCTTTTGGGTGTTTTGGTTATTCTCTATTCGATAGCCTTTTTTGTCCGGCGTCGGTTTGAGAGGAACTGGTAATGTTTTCAGAGGTGCATATCAATAGAAGTTTTGGAGGTGTTCGTGACGCAAACAGTCCCACAAGACCATAAAACTCAAAGGACCGAACCGGTCATGCCGGAAGAGGCAATTATTTCTATTGAGAAATTAAGCCTATGGTACGGTTCGTTTCAAGCATTACACGATGTATCGGTAACCTTTCCCAGGAATAAAGTAACTGCCTTAATCGGGGCCTCGGGTTGTGGAAAATCAACCTTGTTGCGGGGCATTAATAGGATGAATGAACTAGTTCCAACTGTAAGGGTAGAGGGGGGCGTTAGGTACGAAGGAGTCGACCTTTATGAGCCGTCTGTCGATCCTGTAGAAGTACGCCGGCGTATCGGAATGGTATTTCAAAAACCTAACCCGTTTCCGAAAACTGTTTATGAAAATGTGGCTTTCGGACCTCGGATCAATGGTTATAGAGGAGACCTTGATGCTTTAGTCGAACGTTCTCTAAGGAATGCTGCTTTGTGGGATGAGGTGCAAGACAAATTAAGGCAATCTGGTCTTGGTCTTTCTGGTGGTCAGCAGCAAAGGTTATGCATTGCTCGAGCAATGGCTACTGAACCTGATGTGATCCTTATGGACGAACCAACGAGCGCTCTAGACCCAATCGCAACGGACCGAATCGAGGAGCTTATCCATGAAATTAAACGTAATTACACAGTCATAATAGTTACGCACAATATGCAGCAGGCAGGAAGAGTTTCAGATCGCACGGCTTTCATGCATTTGGGGGTTCTTATCGAAGAAGGACCCACTGAACAGATTTTCACGAATCCGGTTCATGAAATGACAGAGCGTTATATTTCAGGTCACTTTGGTTAAACCAAACTAAGCTTAATTTTAATTTTGGTTTGGCTGATTAACATTCCTAGAACATTACCTAAAACTAATATGTTTTGTACCGTGTTCTTAGTATTTCTTGCTTAAGAGAATCGGGTTGCCCTATTGGGAGGTAGGATCTTATCAAGAATCTTAGGGAGTTTTGGTGGTTAACTAACGAGGCAATGTTTCTTGCATAGTTGCATTAGGATATGGATTGGACCTAACGCATAGTGTTGGCGGTCATTTTAGAAGCTATTAGGCATCTGTTTCTGTTAAATCCAGTCCGTTACTCCAGCTCATTGCAGCGTATATATTCTCTTTAAGAAGGCGTTCTACTGCATCCGCAGCGGAGTCAATTACCCGATTGACTATAGTTGATTCTTCGGAAGTGAACCGACTTAATACCCAGTTTCTGACGGTGAGGTTTTCAGGGGGGCGTCCGATCCCCAATTTGAGTCGAGGGAAATCAGCTCCGACTCGATTAATGAGGTCTTCAACGCCACGAGCTCCACCCGACCCCCCTCCGCCTGATTTGAAACGGAGGCGCCCTAAGGGTAAGTCTAAATCATCGTGAATAACAAGGATTTCAGAAGGCTTAATGCGGTGACGAGCCATCGCGGCTTGGACTGGTTTTCCCGATAGATTCATCATAGTAGTTGGTTTCATTAGTTGGATTGCACCCCATGAACCAGTATCCGACTCTGGTCCCGGTTTAAGGGCCACGCCATGACGTGAAGCCAGTTTATCTAAAACTAGGAAACCAACATTATGTCTAGTTCCTGAGTACCGCGAGCCTGGGTTACCGAGGCCAACGATTAGTTTCACTATCCCTTAGCCACTATTCTCATCAGTACTTTCGCCATCTTCCTCATCTTCTGCACCGCGCCCAATGACTTCAGGTTCAGCTTCTGCATTGAATTCGGATACGGGTTCTTCGACCTCTTCCACGCGAGGCGGTACCACTGTAATTAGTGTTAGGTCGCCATCGTCGACAACTTCGGCCCCTTCAGGGAAGAGGGAAGAGGCAAGGTCGTTAATGTGCACTGAATCGCCGATATTAAGTTCGGAAATATCAACCTCGATTTGCGATGGTATGAGACGGGGTAGGACGTTTAGTTGCAGTTCTCGGCGGGCGATGTCAAGTTGACCACCCTCAGCTACACCGACAGAAGTTCCGACATAGTCTAACGGCACGGAGACAGTAACAGCTTGTCCCGCGGTTACTGCAAAAAAATCTACGTGTGAGGGCCGCCTCAAGCGCTTATCCATTTGAACGGCTTTTATGAGAACCGGATGGGTCTTGCCATCTACCTCAAGATCAATGAGATTCGCAGTACCGTTGTCCCGAAATGCTCGATCAAACGTTCGGAGGTCCACGCTTATAGTCAAATTGAGATCTTTATTGTAAATAATGCCAGGAAGTCGGCCAGCTTGTCTAAGCGATCCTGCCTTACCTGGGGTCCGAATTTCACCTTTTAACTCCATGTGTTCCTCCACGATCATATTCCCAGCAACGGTATGCTAACCGATTAGCGAACTCAGCGTATAACGATACTCTTTGCCGCACAGTTATGTCCAGTTCGTTGTGATCAATCATGATTATTGGACGAAAGAAAATAACTCAGTTAAGTAGCAAGAAGAGGTCAAGTCGTAAAAAGAGAACTTACCGAGGCGTTTTCATGGATATTGTGTATTGCCTTGGCTAGTAGGGGAGCTATACTGAGGACTTCAACACGTTCATTGCTCTCACTTAAAGGCACAGTGTCAGTTAAGTAGATCCGACTAATCGGTTCAAAGCTAAGCCTTTCGAGCCCAGGTGGAATGAACAAAGCGTGAGTTGCTACCACTCTAACGTCAGGCTTAGCTCCCAGTTCTAATAGAACTTCGATACCGTGCCGCATGGTACCAGCAGTGGAGATCATATCGTCGATGAGGATTGGGCGCATACCAGCCACATCACCTATGACGTGTGTGACTTCAGTTTCAGTAGGACTAGTTCTTCGCTTGTACAACATTGCTAGAGGAAGCTGAAGTTGGTTTGCAAGTCGACGCGCCTCCGTTGCTCTTCCAACATCGGGTGAGACGACTACGGCGTTTGAGAGGTCTGTGGTTTTAAGATGATCTCCGAGTATCCCTAACGCGGTTAGGTGATCGACAGGAACGTCAAAAAAGCCTTGGATTTGTCCGGCGTGCAAATCTACCGTGATTACACGATCTACGCCTGCAGTTTCGAGCAAATTTGCGACCAATTTACTCGTTATTGGCTCACGAGCTTGACCTTTCTTATCCTGGCGGGCATATCCGAAGTAGGGAATAACTGCATTGACTCGCCAGGCAGATGCTCGGCGTAATGCGTCTGCTAAAACCAGTATTTCCATTAAATTGTGATTAACGGGGGCGCAGGTTGATTGAATAATATAGCAGTCGCTTCCCCGAACTGACTCTTCTATTGTGATTCTGGTTTCACCGTCTGGAAAGCGAGAAACAGTCCCGTTAGCCAGGTTCTGGCCTAAATGAGTTGCGACAGCGTTGGCTAAATCAGGCGTAGCTGTTCCACAGAAAAGTTTTACGGGTTCACCAATCATAATAGGACCAGCTGTTGTGGTGTGTCATGGGCCTCGGAATAGATCATAATTGTGTCTCGCATCTCTTGCATTGTACGACGACTAGTTCGGTGTGTATCGTTGTGGCAAGAATAGACGGAAGTCTCAATTCAATATTTAGTCTCGTAGAACAACAGACGGGCTAGGAGTTAGCGGGCGTATTCGACGGCCCGGGATTCACGGACGACAGTTACTTGTACCTGGCCAGGATATTCCATGTCTTGTTCAATCCGGCTAGCAATGTCTCGAGCTAAGAGGACAGCAGAGGAGTCATCTACCTTTTCTGGCTCTACAATGATACGAATCTCGCGGCCAGCTTGGATAGCGTATGATTTCTCAACTCCGGGAAAGCTTATGGCAATACTTTCGAGACCTTCAAGGCGCTTAATATAATTTTCCAGCGTCTCTCTACGGGCTCCTGGCCTAGCTGCGCTGATAGCATCGGCAGCATTAACAATCATTGGGAAGAGGGTATCAGCTTTATCGAGATCATGGTGATGATGTATAGCATCGATGACCTCGTCGGGTTCGCCAAAACGCCTTCCTAGATTCGCACCTATTTCCGTGTGGGTTCCCTCGATTTCTCTGTCAATGGATTTGCCAATATCGTGCAATAGCCCCGATCGTCGGGCCATAGCTTCGTCAACGTCTATGTGCGAAGCGATGATGCCTGTAAGATGAGCTACTTGGACCGAATGCTTGAGCATGTTTTGGCCATAGCTGGTTCGGAAGTGCATTCGTCCTAGAA
This genomic window from Trueperaceae bacterium contains:
- a CDS encoding 50S ribosomal protein L25, whose product is MIVEEHMELKGEIRTPGKAGSLRQAGRLPGIIYNKDLNLTISVDLRTFDRAFRDNGTANLIDLEVDGKTHPVLIKAVQMDKRLRRPSHVDFFAVTAGQAVTVSVPLDYVGTSVGVAEGGQLDIARRELQLNVLPRLIPSQIEVDISELNIGDSVHINDLASSLFPEGAEVVDDGDLTLITVVPPRVEEVEEPVSEFNAEAEPEVIGRGAEDEEDGESTDENSG
- a CDS encoding phosphoribosylpyrophosphate synthetase; this translates as MIGEPVKLFCGTATPDLANAVATHLGQNLANGTVSRFPDGETRITIEESVRGSDCYIIQSTCAPVNHNLMEILVLADALRRASAWRVNAVIPYFGYARQDKKGQAREPITSKLVANLLETAGVDRVITVDLHAGQIQGFFDVPVDHLTALGILGDHLKTTDLSNAVVVSPDVGRATEARRLANQLQLPLAMLYKRRTSPTETEVTHVIGDVAGMRPILIDDMISTAGTMRHGIEVLLELGAKPDVRVVATHALFIPPGLERLSFEPISRIYLTDTVPLSESNERVEVLSIAPLLAKAIHNIHENASVSSLFTT
- a CDS encoding aminoacyl-tRNA hydrolase, which translates into the protein MVKLIVGLGNPGSRYSGTRHNVGFLVLDKLASRHGVALKPGPESDTGSWGAIQLMKPTTMMNLSGKPVQAAMARHRIKPSEILVIHDDLDLPLGRLRFKSGGGGSGGARGVEDLINRVGADFPRLKLGIGRPPENLTVRNWVLSRFTSEESTIVNRVIDSAADAVERLLKENIYAAMSWSNGLDLTETDA
- the pstB gene encoding phosphate ABC transporter ATP-binding protein, yielding MPEEAIISIEKLSLWYGSFQALHDVSVTFPRNKVTALIGASGCGKSTLLRGINRMNELVPTVRVEGGVRYEGVDLYEPSVDPVEVRRRIGMVFQKPNPFPKTVYENVAFGPRINGYRGDLDALVERSLRNAALWDEVQDKLRQSGLGLSGGQQQRLCIARAMATEPDVILMDEPTSALDPIATDRIEELIHEIKRNYTVIIVTHNMQQAGRVSDRTAFMHLGVLIEEGPTEQIFTNPVHEMTERYISGHFG